One window from the genome of Acanthochromis polyacanthus isolate Apoly-LR-REF ecotype Palm Island chromosome 21, KAUST_Apoly_ChrSc, whole genome shotgun sequence encodes:
- the bud31 gene encoding protein BUD31 homolog: MPKVKRSRKPPPDGWELIEPTLDELDQKMREAETEPHEGKRKVESLWPIFRLHHQRSRYIYDLFYKRKAISRELYEYCIKEGYADKNLIAKWKKQGYENLCCLRCIQTRDTNFGTNCICRVPKSKLEVGRIIECTHCGCRGCSG, encoded by the exons ATGCCCAAAGTAAAGAGGAGTCGAAAACCTCCCCCAGATGGATGGGAGCTCATTGAGCCCACTTTGGACGAGCTGGATCAGAAAATGAGAGAAG CTGAAACAGAGCCTCACGAGGGAAAGCGAAAGGTGGAGTCCCTTTGGCCGATTTTCAGACTGCATCACCAGCGGAGTCGATACATCTACGACCTTTTCTACAAACGAAAAGCCATCAGTAGAG AGCTATACGAGTACTGTATAAAAGAAGGTTATGCAGACAAGAACCTGATTGCCAAGTGGAAGAAACAGGGCTACGAGAACCTTTGCTGCCTGCGTTGCATTCAAACACGAGACACCAACTTTGGAACCAACTGCATCTGCAGAGTGCCCAAGAGCAAGCTAGAAGTC GGAAGGATCATTGAATGCACCCACTGCGGATGCCGAGGATGTTCTGGCTAA
- the smcr8a gene encoding guanine nucleotide exchange protein smcr8a, with protein MIGSPDVVAFTKEDEYGQANPDPWALPEEFSVPLHPLADSNPWAKTSYAKFTKDFILISEFSEQVGPQPLLTIPEDPKVCGTFDLNYFSLRIMSVDYQASFVGHPPGTGYPRLSFVEDSRVVLGDSKEGAFAYVHHLTLYDLEARGFVRPFCMAYVAADERKIMLQFQELSLRFSQASECLKAGNRRAFAKELRRKLQDLEYTHSVLQREEGLQREAGPQCMYSAHAVEKANELANVEKSIYEHRDLLRQISCYHRRPRRDPHAVTCQKCMTECLSECEELLDKYVKLANPFGYSKNEEEGQGQLDDEGGDEEADEEDDEGVKRKPSYTPQLIKAKSAKCFDKRLKTLQELCDETFYKATLELLKETERSFRGDLCYLHTCRLDKALRRKQRVANFLFEEDLGDDEDEVETLRPFCAVNHAIDSYILLNPPPIVLGPEPLELDVLEPPDPLDPASETSHTQESELGLGESHLESSPSDQTLETQESSEETKGSFSSDKSGLGQSEKQQSLTSMKSEAPDPDSDLTPDPDQNTDLERESSSEEMETTAGDDEGDSGGDQTPVSLLEVVSELQASKEDECGGGNDSDLLVPIDTACCMAQEGFLYEASAPDAMPCLLQSSHPQPSPTLVVNQEPQALLPLQDDYTVGSPCSESPATGLELPVGHLGDAVSRTSVEDGSDCTMSVSTGSDRAASPLGYGRVVTLCQRKKAGQGALRFVRQYPFAMQALWCLLSGRTLVVLGADEGRVRRLVAALALFVPAPGKCGERVQAWLSCPFTLTDLQRWKLIGLQRVASPVGSSMLYSLSRYSRYISILDADQKTLRCPPYRGQLLANIADHRTYVRRGSTYFLHIQSTLCHLAAKAFLFTFTHHLHLPVSSTEGPEVVEGRRRCFLQEQLGLGEEDSHILLYLSQLITQQYLQPAAGSSAAAPCFSFDYTTSVLYKI; from the exons ATGATAGGCTCCCCGGACGTGGTGGCGTTCACTAAAGAGGATGAGTATGGCCAGGCTAATCCGGACCCCTGGGCTCTCCCGGAGGAGTTCTCGGTTCCCCTCCACCCGCTGGCTGACTCCAATCCCTGGGCCAAAACTTCCTACGCCAAGTTCACCAAAGACTTCATCCTCATCTCTGAGTTCTCTGAGCAGGTGGGCCCTCAGCCTCTCCTCACCATCCCTGAAGACCCTAAAGTCTGCGGCACGTTCGATCTCAACTACTTCTCCCTCCGCATCATGTCGGTGGACTATCAGGCCTCGTTTGTAGGACATCCGCCCGGCACCGGCTACCCTCGGCTCAGCTTCGTGGAGGATTCGAGGGTGGTTCTGGGCGACTCCAAGGAGGGGGCGTTTGCCTACGTCCATCACCTGACCCTTTATGACCTGGAGGCTAGGGGCTTCGTGCGACCGTTCTGCATGGCGTACGTCGCTGcagatgagaggaaaatcaTGCTGCAGTTCCAGGAGCTGTCCCTCCGCTTCTCCCAGGCCTCTGAGTGTCTGAAGGCTGGGAATAGGAGAGCGTTCGCCAAGGAACTCCGGAGGAAGCTGCAGGACCTTGA GTACACTCACTCGGTGCTGCAGCGGGAGGAGGGCCTGCAGAGAGAGGCGGGTCCTCAGTGCATGTACTCGGCTCACGCTGTGGAGAAGGCCAATGAACTCGCAAATGTAGAAAAGAGCATTTATGAACACAGAGACCTACTGAGGCAGATCAGCTGCTACCATCGCCGTCCACGCCGGGACCCTCACGCCGTCACCTGCCAGAAGTGTATGACCGAGTGCTTGAGTGAGTGTGAGGAGCTGCTGGATAAATACGTCAAGCTTGCCAACCCTTTCGGTTACAGCAAAAACGAGGAGGAGGGACAGGGTCAGCTTGATGATGAAGGCGGTGATGAAGAAGCTGATGAGGAAGACGATGAGGGCGTTAAACGCAAGCCGTCCTACACGCCACAGCTGATTAAAGCCAAGTCTGCCAAGTGTTTCGACAAGCGCCTGAAGACCCTGCAGGAGCTGTGTGACGAAACTTTCTACAAAGCCACTTTggagctgctgaaggagacGGAGAGGAGTTTCCGGGGGGATCTTTGTTACCTGCACACTTGCCGCTTGGACAAGGCTCTACGCAGAAAGCAGCGAGTGGCAAACTTCTTGTTCGAGGAGGACcttggtgatgatgaagatgaagtaGAAACACTAAGACCGTTCTGTGCTGTGAACCATGCCATAGACAGCTATATACTCTTAAATCCACCTCCTATTGTGCTGGGACCAGAACCTCTTGAGCTGGATGTACTGGAGCCTCCAGATCCTCTAGACCCAGCCTCTGAAACAAGCCATACTCAGGAGAGTGAGCTTGGACTTGGGGAGAGCCATCTGGAGTCGTCCCCCTCAGACCAGACTCTGGAGACCCAGGAGAGCTCAGAGGAGACCAAAGGAAGCTTCAGCAGCGATAAGAGTGGATTAGGTCAATCAGAGAAGCAACAGAGTCTGACTAGTATGAAGTCAGAGGCGCCTGATCCTGATTCGGACTTGACCCCTGACCCTGACCAGAACACTGACCTGGAGAGGGAGAGTAGCAGTGAAGAGATGGAGACCACTGCAGGGGACGATGAGGGGGACAGCGGGGGAGACCAGACCCCTGTGTCTTTACTGGAGGTGGTGTCTGAGCTACAGGCCAGTAAGGAGGATGAGTGTGGAGGAGGGAATGATTCTGACCTGCTGGTTCCAATTGACACAGCATGCTGTATGGCCCAGGAGGGTTTCCTTTATGAGGCTTCTGCCCCAGACGCGATGCCTTGCCTGCTCCAAAGCTCCCACCCACAGCCCTCCCCCACCCTGGTGGTCAACCAGGAGCCCCAGGCCCTTCTTCCACTGCAGGACGACTACACTGTGGGCTCTCCGTGCTCAGAAAGTCCTGCTACAGGGCTGGAGCTGCCTGTGGGCCACCTTGGAGATGCAGTTTCCCGTACCTCAGTGGAGGACGGATCAGACTGCACCATGAGTGTGTCCACAGGGTCTGATCGGGCGGCCTCGCCTCTCGGCTACGGTAGGGTGGTGACCCTGTGTCAAAGGAAAAAGGCCGGGCAAGGAGCTCTGAGGTTTGTGCGTCAGTACCCCTTTGCCATGCAAGCTCTGTGGTGTCTGCTGAGCGGCAGAACCCTGGTGGTGCTCGGGGCAGACGAGGGAAGAGTTCGCCGGCTGGTTGCTGCTCTGGCTCTCTTTGTTCCGGCTCCTGGGAAGTGTGGAGAGAGGGTCCAAGCCTGGCTGTCCTGTCCCTTCACCCTCACTGACCTGCAGAGGTGGAAACTTATTGGCTTGCAAAG AGTTGCGTCTCCAGTGGGCTCCAGCATGCTGTACTCACTGTCCCGCTACAGTCGCTACATCTCCATACTGGATGCTGACCAGAAGACTTTGCGCTGCCCGCCGTACCGCGGCCAGCTCCTTGCCAACATCGCCGACCATCGCACCTACGTCCGCCGCGGCTCCACCTACTTCCTCCACATACAGAGCACTCTCTGTCACCTGGCAGCCAAGGCCTTTCTGTTCACCTTcacccaccacctccacctgccCGTCAGCTCCACAGAGGGACCCGAGGTGGTGGAGGGCCGGCGTCGCTGCTTCCTGCAGGAGCAGCTGGGGCTGGGTGAGGAGGACAGCCACATACTGCTCTACCTCAGCCAGCTCATCACTCAGCAGTACCTGCAGCCTGCCGCCGGGAGCAGCGCGGCAGCACCCTGTTTTAGTTTCGACTACACCACCAGCGTTTTATACAAAATCTAA